From one Aquicella lusitana genomic stretch:
- the sdhD gene encoding succinate dehydrogenase, hydrophobic membrane anchor protein — protein MVKSVLGVNHQGLRDWAIQRASAILMAIYSIGLVAYLLCNPGLSFAEWHTLFSHTWMKVATILFLVSILFHAWVGMWTIFTDYVHSFPLRTILHALVLLLLAACFIWGILILWSV, from the coding sequence ATGGTAAAATCAGTACTCGGCGTTAATCATCAGGGCCTGCGGGACTGGGCAATTCAGCGTGCTTCCGCGATTCTGATGGCAATTTATTCAATCGGCTTGGTTGCTTATCTTTTATGCAATCCGGGCTTGTCTTTTGCTGAATGGCATACCTTGTTTTCACACACATGGATGAAAGTAGCGACGATACTGTTTCTGGTGAGCATCCTGTTTCACGCGTGGGTAGGCATGTGGACCATTTTTACTGATTATGTTCATTCATTTCCCTTGCGTACTATTTTGCATGCACTTGTTCTTCTCTTGTTAGCTGCCTGTTTTATCTGGGGCATTTTGATTTTAT
- the sdhC gene encoding succinate dehydrogenase, cytochrome b556 subunit — translation MYKSRPKNLNLFTIKFPIPAIISILHRISGFALFLLIPFVLWALSYSLTQPGFESIQEWLSAFYVKLIIWLLLIPFCYHLVAGLRHLLMDVHVGTSLQGGRLSGMITFLLSLLLVILAGIWLW, via the coding sequence GTGTACAAATCGAGACCAAAAAACTTAAATCTGTTTACGATCAAGTTTCCTATACCTGCTATTATTTCCATCCTGCACCGCATTTCTGGCTTTGCTCTTTTTTTGCTCATACCCTTTGTGTTGTGGGCATTGTCTTACTCACTGACGCAGCCCGGATTTGAAAGCATTCAGGAATGGCTGAGCGCCTTTTATGTGAAATTGATCATCTGGTTATTGCTTATTCCTTTCTGCTACCATCTGGTCGCTGGCCTTCGTCACCTGTTGATGGACGTGCATGTTGGGACATCTCTCCAGGGCGGGAGATTGTCGGGCATGATCACTTTTCTTCTTTCTCTCTTACTCGTTATCTTGGCAGGAATTTGGTTATGGTAA
- the gltA gene encoding citrate synthase: MADRKAKLIIDDKTIELDILSGTLGPDVVDVSSLFKYGYFTYDSGFNSTAACESKITYIDGDKGILLYRGYPIEQLASHSNFLEVCYLLLNGELPDKPEYDDFCKQITHHTMVHEQIRNFFNGFRRDAHPMAIMVGVVGALSAFYHDTLDIKNPEHRTISALRLIAKMPTIAAMCYKYSIGQPFMPPQNRLSYAENFLHMMFGTPCEDTKPNPTLARALDRIFTLHADHEQNASTSTVRLAGSTGANPFACISAGIGALWGPAHGGANEAVLNMLHEIGDVSRITKYIARAKDPNDSFRLMGFGHRVYKNYDPRAKVMRETCHEVLEAVGAHNDPVFKLAMELEKIALQDDYFVEKKLYPNVDFYSGITLSAIGIPTNMFTVIFALARTVGWVAQWNEMISNPYRLGRPRQLYTGPKERDYVEMDKR, encoded by the coding sequence ATGGCGGATAGAAAGGCAAAACTAATCATAGATGACAAAACGATCGAGCTGGATATTCTTTCAGGCACATTGGGGCCTGATGTGGTCGATGTGAGCTCACTTTTTAAATATGGTTATTTCACTTATGATTCTGGTTTTAACTCTACAGCCGCCTGCGAATCCAAGATTACTTATATAGATGGTGACAAAGGCATTCTCCTCTATCGGGGTTATCCCATCGAACAGCTTGCAAGCCATTCCAACTTTCTTGAAGTGTGCTATCTGCTATTAAATGGGGAACTACCTGATAAACCAGAATATGATGATTTCTGCAAACAAATTACCCATCACACGATGGTACATGAACAAATTCGCAATTTCTTTAATGGTTTCAGACGGGATGCGCACCCCATGGCCATCATGGTGGGTGTCGTGGGCGCCTTGTCCGCGTTCTACCATGACACGCTGGACATCAAAAACCCGGAACATCGCACCATTTCAGCACTCAGGCTTATTGCAAAAATGCCGACCATTGCGGCCATGTGCTATAAATACTCTATCGGCCAACCTTTTATGCCACCGCAAAACCGGCTTTCCTATGCCGAAAATTTCCTGCACATGATGTTTGGCACGCCATGTGAAGATACCAAGCCTAATCCGACCCTGGCACGCGCGCTTGATCGTATATTTACTTTGCATGCAGATCATGAACAAAACGCTTCTACTTCGACGGTCAGGTTAGCCGGCTCGACGGGGGCTAATCCTTTTGCCTGTATTTCCGCCGGCATCGGCGCGCTCTGGGGTCCTGCTCATGGCGGTGCCAATGAGGCCGTGCTTAACATGTTGCACGAAATTGGCGACGTATCCCGCATTACCAAATATATTGCGCGGGCCAAGGACCCCAATGATTCCTTCCGCCTGATGGGCTTTGGCCATCGCGTTTATAAAAATTATGATCCTCGTGCAAAAGTCATGCGTGAAACCTGCCACGAAGTGCTGGAAGCGGTTGGCGCGCACAATGATCCCGTATTCAAGCTGGCTATGGAATTGGAAAAAATTGCCCTGCAGGACGATTATTTTGTTGAGAAAAAACTGTATCCAAATGTGGATTTTTATTCCGGCATCACTTTAAGTGCGATAGGCATCCCAACCAACATGTTTACCGTCATTTTTGCGCTAGCCCGTACAGTAGGCTGGGTTGCGCAATGGAATGAAATGATCAGTAATCCTTATCGCTTAGGCCGCCCACGACAGCTTTATACTGGCCCGAAGGAACGTGATTACGTGGAAATGGACAAGCGTTAA
- a CDS encoding OmpA family protein: MKKLDFTVLAFAGLLCLISLPMAHAANRAGSATFTLGAGNYYFSSRRHIDNTGFPFAALGYNFTDQWGLEGLFAVFNTDSNRPEDNGKQVKGALFALDAIYHFSPYRIMQPFVLAGVGALGLNPNGTDADNQGNINAGVGAQFFANESVAFRIEARDFYTIVGGKNDVFLDAGVTFLLDIC; the protein is encoded by the coding sequence ATGAAAAAACTGGATTTCACTGTGCTGGCTTTTGCCGGTCTTCTCTGTTTGATTTCTCTGCCGATGGCCCATGCTGCCAATCGGGCAGGAAGCGCGACATTTACACTCGGTGCCGGGAACTATTATTTTTCATCTAGGCGCCACATAGACAATACGGGCTTCCCCTTTGCCGCGCTAGGGTATAATTTTACTGACCAGTGGGGATTGGAAGGTTTGTTCGCTGTGTTTAACACGGATTCTAATCGGCCGGAAGATAATGGCAAACAGGTGAAAGGCGCGTTATTTGCACTGGATGCTATTTATCATTTTTCGCCCTATAGAATAATGCAGCCCTTTGTACTTGCCGGTGTAGGAGCGTTGGGTCTTAATCCTAATGGTACTGATGCGGATAACCAGGGTAATATCAACGCGGGCGTAGGCGCGCAATTTTTTGCGAACGAGTCAGTGGCCTTCCGCATTGAAGCCAGGGATTTTTATACCATTGTTGGCGGCAAAAATGATGTATTTCTAGATGCGGGCGTTACCTTTTTGCTTGATATTTGCTAG